From a region of the Parus major isolate Abel chromosome 6, Parus_major1.1, whole genome shotgun sequence genome:
- the ZNF503 gene encoding zinc finger protein 503 — FPQLDAKKSPLALLAQTCSQIGKPDPSPSSKLSSVTSNGSGGDKDSKSGPLKLSDIGVEDKSSFKPYSKPGAEKKEPGATGCAGAPAAGVAAGEKSGFRVPSATCQPFTPRTGSPNSSASACSPGLLPAEGKGGEDKKDSEGCGKSGSSGSEGGPGTTSISHSRISVSCAGINVEVNQHQESTPGSKPIASDSASSCSSTTATSSTSVLGSGLVAPVSPYKPGQTVFPLPPAGMSYPGTLAGAYAGYPPQFLPHGVALDPTKSSSLVGAQLAAASSLGCSKPAGSSPLAGASPPSVMTASLCRDPYCLSYHCASHLAGAAGASCAHDQALKSGYPLVYPTHPLHSVHSSLTGATPPSLAGHPLYPYGFMLPNDPQPHICNWVSANGPCDKRFATSEELLSHLRTHTAFPGTDKLLSSYPSSSSLASAAAAAMACHMHIPTTGAPGSPGTLALRSPHHALGLGSRYHPYSKSPLPTPGAPVPVPAATGPYYSPYALYGQRLTTASALGYQ; from the coding sequence TTTCCGCAGCTGGATGCGAAGAAGAGCCCCCTGGCCCTTTTGGCACAAACTTGCTCGCAGATAGGGAAGCCGGACCCGTCCCCTTCCTCGAAACTCTCCTCGGTCACCTCCAATGGCTCCGGAGGCGACAAGGACTCTAAGTCGGGCCCCTTGAAGCTCAGCGACATCGGCGTGGAGGACAAATCGAGCTTCAAGCCGTACTCCAAGCCGGGCGCGGAGAAGAAGGAGCCGGGGGCGACGGGCTGCGCGGGCGCCCCCGCCGCGGGGGTCGCGGCCGGGGAGAAGTCGGGATTCCGGGTGCCGAGCGCCACCTGCCAGCCGTTCACCCCAAGGACAGGCAGCCCCAACTCCAGCGCCTCCGCTTGCTCGCCCGGGCTGCTGCCGGCCGAGGGAAAAGGCGGGGAGGACAAGAAGGACTCGGAGGGCTGCGGAAAGAGCGGCAGCTCCGGCTCGGAGGGAGGCCCGGGCACCACCAGCATCAGCCACAGCCGGATTAGCGTGAGCTGTGCCGGGATTAACGTGGAGGTCAACCAGCACCAGGAGAGCACGCCGGGCTCCAAGCCCATCGCGTCGGACTCcgcctcctcctgcagcagcaccaccgCCACCTCCTCCACCTCCGTTCTGGGCTCCGGCCTCGTGGCCCCCGTCTCCCCTTACAAGCCGGGCCAGACCGTTTTCCCCCTGCCCCCGGCGGGCATGAGCTACCCGGGGACGCTGGCTGGAGCCTACGCCGGCTACCCGCCACAGTTCCTGCCGCACGGAGTGGCTCTGGACCCCACCAAATCCTCCAGCCTGGTGGGGGCCCAGCTGGCCGCCgccagcagcctgggctgcagcaagCCGGCGGGGTCCAGCCCGCTGGCGGGCGCGTCGCCGCCGTCGGTGATGACGGCGAGCCTGTGCCGAGACCCCTACTGCCTGAGCTACCACTGCGCCAGCCACCTGGCAGGCGCCGCCGGAGCCTCCTGCGCCCACGACCAAGCCCTCAAGTCCGGATACCCCCTCGTCTACCCCACCCACCCTTTGCACAGCGTCCACTCCTCGCTGACCGGCGCCACGCCGCCTTCGCTAGCCGGCCACCCTTTGTACCCCTACGGCTTCATGCTCCCCAATGACCCCCAGCCACACATCTGCAACTGGGTGTCGGCCAACGGACCCTGCGACAAGCGCTTTGCCACCTCGGAGGAGCTGCTTAGCCACTTGCGGACCCATACTGCCTTCCCGGGCACCGATAAACTCCTCTCCAGCTACCCCAGCTCCTCGTCGCTGGCCAGCGCAGCGGCTGCGGCCATGGCGTGCCACATGCACATCCCCACGACGGGCGCCCCGGGCAGCCCGGGCACGCTGGCCTTGCGCAGCCCGCACCACGCGCTGGGACTCGGCAGCCGCTACCACCCCTACTCCAAGagccccctgcccacccccgGGGCCCCCGTGCCCGTGCCCGCTGCCACCGGACCCTACTACTCCCCTTACGCACTCTATGGGCAGAGACTCACCACAGCCTCGGCCCTGGGGTACCAGTGA